The Streptomyces sp. CC0208 genome window below encodes:
- the ftsX gene encoding permease-like cell division protein FtsX, producing MRAQFVLSEIGVGLRRNLTMTFAVIVSVALSLALFGGSLLMSDQVGAMKGYWYDKVNVSIFLCNKSDAESDPNCAKGAVTEDQKKDILSDLKKMSVVETVIHESQDEAYKHYKEQFGDSPLAASLTPDQMQESYRIKLKDPEKYQVIATAFNGRDGVQSVQDQKGILDNLFTMLNLMNRAALGVMALMLIVALLLIVNTVRVSAFSRRRETGIMRLVGASGFYIQAPFIMEAAVAGAIGGGLACVFLVVGRYFTVDHGMALATKLNLINFVGWDAVLTKLPLILAASVLMPALAAFFALRKYLKV from the coding sequence ATGCGCGCCCAGTTCGTACTCTCCGAGATCGGTGTCGGTCTCCGTCGCAACCTGACGATGACGTTCGCGGTCATCGTCTCCGTCGCCCTGTCGCTCGCCCTGTTCGGCGGTTCGCTCCTGATGAGCGACCAGGTCGGCGCCATGAAGGGCTACTGGTACGACAAGGTCAACGTCTCGATCTTCCTCTGCAACAAGAGCGACGCCGAGTCGGACCCCAACTGCGCCAAGGGCGCGGTGACCGAGGACCAGAAGAAGGACATCCTCTCCGACCTGAAGAAGATGTCGGTCGTCGAGACGGTCATCCACGAGTCGCAGGACGAGGCGTACAAGCACTACAAGGAGCAGTTCGGCGACTCCCCGCTCGCCGCGTCCCTCACGCCGGACCAGATGCAGGAGTCGTACCGGATCAAGCTGAAGGACCCGGAGAAGTACCAGGTCATCGCGACCGCGTTCAACGGCCGCGACGGCGTGCAGTCCGTGCAGGACCAGAAGGGCATCCTGGACAACCTCTTCACGATGCTGAACCTGATGAACAGGGCCGCGCTCGGCGTCATGGCGCTCATGCTGATCGTCGCCCTGCTGCTGATCGTCAACACGGTGCGGGTCTCGGCGTTCAGCCGTCGGCGGGAGACCGGGATCATGCGGCTCGTGGGCGCGTCCGGGTTCTACATCCAGGCGCCGTTCATCATGGAGGCCGCGGTCGCCGGTGCGATCGGCGGCGGGCTCGCCTGTGTCTTCCTGGTCGTCGGCCGGTACTTCACCGTCGACCACGGCATGGCCCTGGCCACGAAGCTCAACCTGATCAACTTCGTGGGCTGGGACGCCGTCCTCACGAAGCTGCCGCTCATCCTCGCCGCGAGCGTGCTGATGCCCGCGCTGGCCGCGTTCTTCGCGCTGCGCAAGTACCTGAAGGTGTGA
- a CDS encoding S41 family peptidase, translating into MSGRDLFCQPRRIRRGAALTLVFASVLVAGAATGSFSEADGNDRKSPSDAARSAAPAGHHEDVAAAAEKAMADGASPVEAAERAVSRSGDRWGAVYSRGEYEEFEEALDGRYTGVGLWARRERDGRIEVTRVSSDSPAAAAGIREGDRLRSVDGERVDGHPVTEVVSLLRGDAKDAAAGTAVRLGLERGTHAWTETVRRARLSTDSLAVRELAGGITVIRIDSFTKGVGDEVRDAVRDAPAGGGIILDLRGNSGGLVTEAVTTASAFLDGGLVATYDVDGSQQALHAEPGGDTSRALVALVDGGTMSAAELLTGALQDRGRAVVVGSRTFGKGSVQMPSRLPDGAVAELTVGHYRTPSGRGVDGRGITPDLEVDEGALRQAETVLGGLGE; encoded by the coding sequence ATGTCGGGCCGAGATCTGTTCTGTCAGCCCCGCCGCATCCGCCGGGGGGCGGCCCTGACATTGGTGTTCGCGAGCGTGCTGGTGGCCGGCGCGGCGACCGGTTCCTTCTCCGAGGCCGACGGCAATGACCGGAAGTCCCCGTCGGACGCGGCCCGTTCGGCCGCCCCCGCGGGTCATCACGAGGACGTGGCCGCGGCGGCCGAGAAGGCCATGGCCGACGGCGCGTCTCCCGTGGAGGCCGCCGAGCGCGCCGTCAGCCGCAGCGGGGACCGCTGGGGTGCCGTCTACTCCCGTGGCGAGTACGAGGAGTTCGAGGAGGCCCTCGACGGCCGGTACACCGGCGTCGGTCTGTGGGCCCGGCGCGAGCGGGACGGCCGTATCGAGGTGACCCGGGTGAGCTCGGACTCGCCCGCGGCCGCCGCCGGGATCCGCGAGGGCGACCGGCTGCGCAGCGTCGACGGGGAGCGGGTGGACGGGCATCCGGTCACCGAGGTGGTCTCCTTACTGCGCGGCGACGCCAAGGACGCGGCCGCCGGTACGGCCGTGCGGCTCGGCCTGGAACGCGGCACACACGCGTGGACCGAGACCGTCCGGCGCGCCCGTCTGTCCACGGACTCGCTCGCCGTCCGCGAACTCGCCGGCGGGATCACCGTCATCAGGATCGACTCGTTCACCAAGGGCGTCGGGGACGAGGTCCGTGACGCGGTCCGGGACGCTCCGGCCGGCGGCGGGATCATTCTCGACCTGCGCGGGAACTCCGGCGGGCTGGTCACCGAGGCGGTCACCACGGCGTCCGCCTTCCTCGACGGGGGACTGGTGGCGACCTACGACGTCGACGGGTCGCAGCAGGCGCTGCACGCCGAGCCCGGTGGGGACACGAGCAGGGCGCTGGTCGCGCTGGTCGACGGCGGCACGATGAGCGCGGCGGAGCTGCTCACCGGGGCGCTGCAGGACCGGGGACGGGCCGTGGTCGTCGGTTCCCGTACGTTCGGCAAGGGGTCGGTGCAGATGCCCAGCCGGCTGCCGGACGGGGCCGTGGCCGAGCTGACCGTAGGGCACTACCGGACT